A window of Thiothrix nivea DSM 5205 genomic DNA:
AGCCGTGGCGGCTGGCACGCTGGTGTATACCGACGAGTACAGCATTTACAGCCAGTTGGAAGAGTGGGGTTACGATCATAAGACAGTCAACCACGGCGCGGGTGAATATGCCCGTGATGAGGATGGCGACGGTTTCCATGAAGTCCACGTCAACACCATGGAAGGTTTTGGCTCTATGTGAATCGTAGTGGGTAGATTATCCTAAGGGTATGAACAGCGACACACTATTTGGAATGGCCTTGGGGCTGACCTCACCTTGGCAGGTGGACAGCATCGACTTCAGCGGGACGGAAGGACGCCAGGAATTGCACATCCGTATCAGCTTCGCGCGTGGCAGCCGTTTTGCCGACCAAAGCGGGGAACCTTGCCCGGTGCATGACACGGTGGAGCGGCGTTGGCAGCACCTGAACTTCTTTGAGCATACCTGTTACCTGCATTGCCGTGTCCCGCGCATCCGCACCGGATCGGGTCAGGTTGAGACGGTTGCCGTCCCCTGGGCGCGTCCCGGAAGTGGCTTCACGCTGCTGTTTGAGGCGCTGGCCATGGCACTGATCGAACGGGAGATGCCGGTCAACCGGGTGGCGGAACTGATGCGGGTCAACCCGCAACGCATCTGGACGGTGTTCAACCACTGGGTTTGTGAAGGCCGCCAGCAGGATGACCCGTCCGGCATCACCCGGCTGGGGGTGGACGAGACCTCCACCCGCAAAGGGCACAACTACATCACCGTGGGGGTTGACCTGGATGCCCGCCGCGTCGCCCATGCCACCGAAGGCAAGGGCAAGGAAACGCTGTCCCAGATCCAGAAACACCTAGCCAGCCATGAGGTGAAACCGTCACAAATCACCGATGTCAGCATTGACCTGTCGCCTGCATTCATTGCCGGAGTAGGGAAGCCTTCCCGGATGCCGCCATCACCTTTGACCATTTCCACGTCACCCAGTTGCTGAACAAGGCCATGGACAAGGTGCGCAAGCTGGAGCGCAAGGAACATGCCGACCTCAAAGGCCACAAGTACACCTTCCTGAAAAACTACGATAACCTGTCAGAACAGCAGGAGCAGTCACTGGCAGCGTTCATCACCCTCTACCCCACGCTGGGTACTGCCCACCGTCTCAAGGTGCTGTTCAACGACCTGTGGACAATGCCCGACAGGAAAACGGCGGAAGCCTTCCTGCAACAATGGTGTGATGAGGTGGATTCTGCTGGCATCCCGGCCTTCCAGACGTTTGCCAACACCGTCCGGGCGCACTGGTCGGGGATCATCCGGTTCGTTGAATCACACATCTCCAACGGCATCCTCGAAGGCATCAACCACAAAATACAGTTGGCCAAACGGCGGGCGCGGGGGTTCCGCAATACCCACAACCTCATCAACATGGTTTACTTCCTGTGCGGCAAACTGGAGTTCAGTTACCCACGGTATTCCACATAGAGCCAAGGTTTTTGGTCGCTGCTACGTTCATGGTTACGCCCGCACCGGGGCATTTCCCAGGAAAAACTGCCGTGTTACCTCGCCTTCTTCGAGTGCCTGCACAACATCAGGAAACGCGGACAAGCTGCTCTACATTCCTTGTTGTCCCTGCTGATGGGCTAAGACCCTGAAACACATAATGAGCCTTGAAGGAACGGCTGGCGTGCAGGGATTCACCCCGCACCTCAAATTTCTGACCATCGCTGGCGGTATGGAGCTGGTCAGCATCGCGCCGGTATCGGTTGGGCAGTTCCATCCGGTCTATTGCCTTCAACACCCTGTCATTGGCGGCACGGACATTCTCCAGCGAGAAACGCCAGTTCACCGCATGTTCCAGCTCATTCTCTGTCATGCGTGAGGAAATCCGCGCCATTTTGCGGATGCCGATCCCATAGCCCAAGTCCATAATCCCTGCCAGTAACGCAGGCCGGGAAACGGTTTGCGTGATATGGGTTTGTTGCCAGTGCTCAAAAGCCTTGAGCGTGCCGCAATGCCGGTTAACCGTATCCAGCACCTGGGCCAGCGGCACATCATGCCGTTGCGGGAACCATTCCTGTAAGGGGTCAGTTTCACTGGCGTCCAGCGCCGGGGTCTTGATATGGAAAGTGCCATCAGACCGGAAGCTCAGGTGAGGGTTATCACTGGCGGCGGCATTGGTTTCCTGGTACTGCCGGAACAACGCTGCATCCAGTGTTTTGAGGACTGGCTCAGGATCAGCCAGTTCAATCAGCCCGGCACGTTCCAGCAGTTTCGGCTTATCCCGCTCCCAACGTTCCTTGTCGATCAGGTAGCTGTCCATCGGACGGTATTTGTAGGAGTGCCGGAGGTTGAGATGGCCGGATTTGATAGCTGCGGCCACCTGCTGGAACAGAAACACCTTGTACAGGGAGATTTTGAAGGTGCCACCCTCCCTGACCACGGCTTTCAGCTCATCAGCATCCAGGAAATCCGTTGGTGCTTTATCGGTGATGGCCCCGTCCTTGCT
This region includes:
- a CDS encoding Tn3 family transposase, with the protein product MDSILSILNLGYAGIHYYAGNVIRSRMFQLQQRSEADRYIHATAFIAHQFFRIQDNLVDIFLSVMAAFQSMVTREHKDHLLEQRKTQNQQIKAAVDELDSSVFGLLRELRGLTGDAFLSDTEKVTRIKALLEQGKTESFEQLKEGLQQAGQSEIWHGILEKHSVKLQNRLSPILKALTFEPVGQTGPLMETIGYFKSKDGAITDKAPTDFLDADELKAVVREGGTFKISLYKVFLFQQVAAAIKSGHLNLRHSYKYRPMDSYLIDKERWERDKPKLLERAGLIELADPEPVLKTLDAALFRQYQETNAAASDNPHLSFRSDGTFHIKTPALDASETDPLQEWFPQRHDVPLAQVLDTVNRHCGTLKAFEHWQQTHITQTVSRPALLAGIMDLGYGIGIRKMARISSRMTENELEHAVNWRFSLENVRAANDRVLKAIDRMELPNRYRRDADQLHTASDGQKFEVRGESLHASRSFKAHYVFQGLSPSAGTTRNVEQLVRVS